One Saccharopolyspora erythraea NRRL 2338 genomic region harbors:
- a CDS encoding PspC domain-containing protein, which produces MTENSNVHHFSTAETTESRRFRRSREDSMIAGVCGGAARALDVDATLIRVVLVAATLLGFGMGILLYLACWLIVPQE; this is translated from the coding sequence ATGACCGAGAACAGCAACGTCCACCACTTCAGCACCGCGGAGACCACCGAGTCCCGCAGGTTCCGGCGCAGCCGCGAGGACAGCATGATCGCCGGGGTGTGCGGCGGCGCCGCCCGGGCGCTCGACGTCGACGCCACGCTCATCCGGGTCGTCCTCGTCGCGGCCACGCTGCTCGGCTTCGGCATGGGCATCCTGCTCTACCTCGCCTGCTGGCTGATCGTCCCGCAGGAGTGA
- a CDS encoding beta-N-acetylhexosaminidase family protein — protein sequence MCRRIRMAALLGAVALLAGCTDQPAGRPAEETPGTSGALPATGVPQVTPQPKKIERLGDDIAVRGRVQLVVDPMADKPTRDLAVRVLEMAGADEVLVREPGQPEQSAHLTVRLGDRGAPGVTKGLQELGFHAPMPTPPEGYVLAGRGGDQPTLVMGASDPSGAYYAVQTLRQLVSPGRIAGVGVSDSPRMPIRGSIEGFYGSPWTHAERMDQLAFYGDVKLNTYVYAPKDDPYHREQWRDPYPPDKLAEVKELIGQAAAHHVKFTFALSPGNSICYSDPRDVQTLVNKLRAVHDAGVRDFSIPLDDISYTRWNCPQDQAHYGAPSQGAAGRAQTDLLNQVQREFIATHPDVSPLQMVPTEYSDVEDSPYKTALRTGLDPRVLVMWTGDGVIPRRISVADAKAAEKVWGRKVFIWDNYPVNDFDNSVGRLMLGPYAKREPGLSAQVVGDVVNPMNQAAASKVVEIGAADFSWNDEDFDAQRAWRAAAEYLAGDRFAGGRPGLSADPATVDSLLVFFDLEHMAPLASGKPWLEPAPELARRIAEFNRAWQAGDRAGAIAGLRGYAQAIKDAPQRIRAGAAPDFVSDSGPWLDATVLWGDALLATLDGLEARAGRDEARAGERFAAAGKLADQAGQVHTVPGESRPQGPVRVADGVLDVFVEQAPGLR from the coding sequence ATGTGCAGGCGGATCCGGATGGCGGCGCTGCTGGGCGCGGTGGCCCTGCTGGCGGGGTGCACCGACCAGCCCGCCGGCAGGCCCGCCGAGGAGACCCCCGGGACGTCGGGGGCGCTGCCTGCGACCGGTGTTCCGCAGGTGACGCCGCAGCCGAAGAAGATCGAGCGGCTGGGTGACGACATCGCGGTGCGCGGGCGGGTGCAGCTCGTCGTGGATCCGATGGCCGACAAGCCGACGCGGGATCTGGCCGTGCGGGTGCTGGAGATGGCGGGGGCCGACGAGGTCCTCGTCCGCGAGCCGGGCCAGCCCGAGCAGAGCGCTCATCTGACGGTGCGTCTCGGCGACCGGGGTGCGCCCGGGGTCACCAAGGGCCTCCAGGAACTGGGCTTCCACGCCCCGATGCCGACGCCGCCGGAGGGTTACGTGCTCGCCGGGCGCGGCGGCGACCAGCCGACGCTGGTGATGGGCGCCTCCGATCCGTCGGGCGCGTACTACGCGGTCCAGACGTTGCGCCAGCTCGTCTCGCCCGGCCGGATCGCCGGGGTCGGCGTGTCCGACAGCCCGCGGATGCCGATCCGGGGCAGCATCGAGGGCTTCTACGGCAGCCCCTGGACGCACGCCGAGCGCATGGACCAGCTCGCCTTCTACGGCGACGTCAAGCTCAACACCTACGTCTACGCGCCCAAGGACGACCCCTACCACCGGGAGCAGTGGCGCGACCCGTACCCGCCGGACAAGCTTGCCGAGGTCAAGGAGCTGATCGGGCAGGCCGCCGCGCACCACGTCAAGTTCACCTTCGCGCTCTCGCCCGGCAACTCGATCTGCTACAGCGACCCGCGGGATGTCCAGACGCTGGTCAACAAGCTGCGCGCGGTCCACGACGCTGGTGTCCGCGACTTCTCGATCCCGCTGGACGACATCTCCTACACGCGCTGGAACTGCCCGCAGGACCAGGCCCACTACGGTGCGCCGTCGCAGGGTGCGGCCGGGCGGGCCCAGACCGACCTGCTCAACCAGGTCCAGCGCGAGTTCATCGCCACGCACCCCGACGTGTCGCCGCTGCAGATGGTGCCCACCGAGTACTCCGACGTGGAGGACTCGCCGTACAAGACCGCGCTGCGCACCGGCCTCGACCCGCGGGTGCTGGTAATGTGGACCGGCGACGGCGTCATCCCCAGGCGCATCAGCGTCGCCGACGCCAAGGCGGCCGAGAAGGTCTGGGGCCGCAAGGTGTTCATCTGGGACAACTACCCGGTCAACGACTTCGACAACTCCGTGGGGCGGCTGATGCTCGGCCCCTACGCCAAGCGCGAGCCGGGGTTGAGCGCACAGGTCGTCGGCGACGTGGTCAACCCGATGAACCAGGCGGCGGCCAGCAAGGTCGTCGAGATCGGAGCCGCCGACTTCTCCTGGAACGACGAGGACTTCGACGCGCAGCGCGCGTGGCGGGCGGCTGCCGAGTACCTGGCGGGCGACCGGTTCGCGGGCGGCAGGCCGGGTCTGTCGGCCGACCCGGCGACGGTCGACTCGCTGCTGGTGTTCTTCGACCTCGAGCACATGGCCCCGTTGGCCAGCGGCAAGCCGTGGCTGGAGCCCGCTCCCGAGCTGGCCCGCCGCATCGCGGAGTTCAACCGGGCCTGGCAGGCCGGCGACCGCGCGGGCGCGATCGCGGGGCTGCGCGGCTACGCGCAGGCGATCAAGGACGCCCCGCAGCGGATCCGGGCCGGGGCGGCGCCGGACTTCGTCTCCGATTCGGGGCCGTGGCTGGACGCCACCGTGCTCTGGGGCGATGCGCTGCTGGCCACGCTGGACGGGCTGGAAGCCCGGGCAGGTCGCGACGAGGCGCGGGCGGGCGAGCGGTTCGCCGCCGCCGGGAAGCTCGCCGACCAGGCCGGCCAGGTCCACACGGTGCCCGGTGAGAGCAGGCCGCAGGGCCCGGTGCGGGTCGCCGACGGCGTCCTCGACGTCTTCGTGGAACAGGCGCCCGGTCTGCGCTGA
- a CDS encoding copper homeostasis protein CutC, with protein sequence MTALLEVIALDAEDAVAAQEGGADRLELVRDIAADGLTPDAATVRSVLSATDLPVRVMLREDSGYLARDVDALRRRAGELRELGVTEFVLGFLDEHGEVDVGSTRHVVAELGDGSSWTFHRAVDHAVHYRLAWNHAVSLGPDAVLTAGHPDGVGEGLAELHEQAATQDIDGVVLLAGGGLRQEHVDDLRAAGVRAFHIGTGAREDWSSPVRPDLVRRWRSTIDTATP encoded by the coding sequence ATGACTGCGCTTCTCGAGGTCATCGCACTGGATGCCGAGGACGCCGTGGCCGCGCAGGAGGGCGGCGCGGACCGGCTGGAGCTGGTCCGCGACATCGCCGCCGACGGCCTCACTCCCGACGCCGCCACTGTCCGCAGCGTGCTCTCCGCCACCGATCTTCCCGTCCGGGTGATGCTGCGTGAGGACTCCGGCTACCTCGCACGCGACGTCGACGCGCTGCGGAGGCGGGCCGGTGAGCTGCGCGAGCTGGGTGTCACCGAGTTCGTCCTCGGCTTCCTCGACGAGCACGGCGAGGTGGACGTCGGGTCCACCCGGCACGTCGTCGCCGAACTCGGCGACGGGTCCTCCTGGACGTTCCACCGCGCCGTCGACCACGCCGTGCACTACCGCCTCGCCTGGAACCACGCCGTCTCGCTCGGCCCCGACGCGGTGTTGACCGCCGGACACCCCGACGGGGTCGGCGAGGGCCTTGCTGAGCTGCACGAACAAGCCGCGACGCAGGATATCGACGGCGTCGTGCTGCTGGCCGGCGGCGGCCTGCGGCAGGAGCACGTCGACGACCTGCGAGCCGCAGGCGTGCGCGCCTTCCACATCGGCACCGGCGCCCGCGAGGACTGGTCCAGCCCGGTGCGCCCCGACCTGGTGCGCCGCTGGCGCAGCACCATCGACACGGCAACCCCGTAG
- the groL gene encoding chaperonin GroEL (60 kDa chaperone family; promotes refolding of misfolded polypeptides especially under stressful conditions; forms two stacked rings of heptamers to form a barrel-shaped 14mer; ends can be capped by GroES; misfolded proteins enter the barrel where they are refolded when GroES binds), with translation MAKMIAFDEDARRGLERGMNTLADAVKVTLGPKGRNVVLEKKWGAPTITNDGVSIAKEIELEDPWEKIGAELVKEVAKKTDDVAGDGTTTATVLAQALVREGLRNVAAGASPIALKRGIEKATEAIAEQLLKSAKEIETKDQIAATAAISAGDRQIGELIAEAMDKVGKEGVITVEESNTFGLELELTEGMRFDKGYISPYFVTDSERMEASLDDPYILLLSSKISNVKDLLPLLEKVMQANKPLLIISEDVEGEALATLVVNKIRGTFKSVAVKAPGFGDRRKAMLQDMAILTGGQVISEEVGLKLESADLSLLGRARKVVVTKDETTIVEGAGDDEQIAGRVNEIRAEIERSDSDYDREKLQERLAKLAGGVAVIKAGAATEVELKERKHRIEDAVRNAKAAVEEGVLAGGGVALLQATVAAFDGLKLEGDEATGANSVRLAVEAPLKQIAVNAGLEGGVVAEKVKNLTPGHGLNAATGEYEDLLAAGIIDPAKVTRSALQNAASIAALFLTTEAVVADKPEKEAAGAAAGADPMGGMGGMM, from the coding sequence ATGGCCAAGATGATCGCGTTCGACGAGGACGCCCGCCGCGGTCTTGAGCGCGGCATGAACACCCTCGCCGACGCCGTCAAGGTGACGCTCGGCCCGAAGGGCCGCAACGTCGTGCTCGAGAAGAAGTGGGGCGCGCCGACCATCACCAACGACGGCGTCTCCATCGCCAAGGAGATCGAGCTCGAGGACCCGTGGGAGAAGATCGGGGCCGAGCTGGTCAAGGAGGTGGCGAAGAAGACCGACGACGTCGCCGGTGACGGCACCACCACCGCCACCGTGCTGGCCCAGGCCCTGGTTCGCGAGGGCCTGCGCAACGTCGCGGCCGGCGCCAGCCCGATCGCGCTGAAGCGCGGCATCGAGAAGGCCACCGAGGCGATCGCCGAGCAGCTCCTCAAGAGCGCCAAGGAGATCGAGACCAAGGACCAGATCGCCGCCACCGCCGCCATCTCCGCCGGTGACCGCCAGATCGGTGAGCTGATCGCCGAGGCGATGGACAAGGTCGGCAAGGAAGGCGTCATCACCGTCGAGGAGAGCAACACCTTCGGGCTCGAGCTCGAGCTCACCGAGGGCATGCGCTTCGACAAGGGCTACATCTCGCCGTACTTCGTCACCGACTCGGAGCGGATGGAGGCGTCGCTGGACGACCCGTACATCCTGCTGCTGAGCTCGAAGATCTCCAACGTCAAGGACCTGCTCCCGCTGCTGGAGAAGGTCATGCAGGCCAACAAGCCGCTGCTGATCATCTCCGAGGACGTCGAGGGCGAGGCCCTGGCGACCCTGGTGGTCAACAAGATCCGCGGCACCTTCAAGTCGGTCGCCGTCAAGGCCCCCGGCTTCGGTGACCGCCGCAAGGCGATGCTGCAGGACATGGCCATCCTCACCGGTGGTCAGGTCATCAGCGAGGAGGTCGGCCTCAAGCTGGAGAGCGCTGACCTGAGCCTGCTGGGCCGCGCCCGCAAGGTGGTCGTCACCAAGGACGAGACCACCATCGTCGAGGGCGCCGGTGACGACGAGCAGATCGCCGGCCGGGTCAACGAGATCCGCGCCGAGATCGAGCGCTCGGACTCCGACTACGACCGCGAGAAGCTGCAGGAGCGGCTGGCCAAGCTGGCCGGCGGCGTGGCCGTCATCAAGGCCGGTGCGGCGACCGAGGTCGAGCTCAAGGAGCGCAAGCACCGCATCGAGGACGCGGTCCGCAACGCCAAGGCCGCCGTGGAGGAGGGTGTCCTCGCCGGCGGTGGCGTGGCCCTGCTGCAGGCGACCGTCGCCGCGTTCGACGGGCTCAAGCTCGAGGGTGACGAGGCGACCGGCGCCAACAGCGTCCGGCTCGCCGTCGAGGCCCCGCTGAAGCAGATCGCCGTCAACGCCGGCCTCGAGGGCGGCGTCGTCGCGGAGAAGGTCAAGAACCTGACCCCGGGTCACGGCCTCAACGCCGCGACCGGCGAGTACGAGGACCTGCTGGCCGCGGGCATCATCGACCCGGCCAAGGTCACCCGCTCGGCGCTGCAGAACGCCGCTTCCATCGCCGCGCTGTTCCTGACCACCGAAGCCGTGGTCGCGGACAAGCCGGAGAAGGAGGCCGCGGGCGCCGCTGCCGGTGCCGACCCGATGGGCGGCATGGGCGGCATGATGTAA
- a CDS encoding AAA family ATPase, translated as MADDALGMKSPADVAAALDATGYLPDDGIATAAFLSMRMRRPLLCEGEPGTGKTALAQALASALDVELIRLQCHEGIDAAQALYDWDFPRQLLHLRTLEAASGGSLDPDAAESSLYTSRFLLDRPLLRALREAPCVLLVDEIDRADDEFEAFLLEVLSEYSVSIPEYGVVRAAEPPIVVLTSNRTREVHDALKRRCLYHWLEHPGLEREVAILRRRLPGLDERLAEQVAAAVQRMRQLELLKPPGVAEALDWAQSLLALGKDELDTEVAASTLGAVLKYREDAERVRAEWE; from the coding sequence ATGGCCGATGACGCGCTGGGCATGAAATCGCCGGCCGACGTGGCGGCGGCGCTGGACGCGACCGGGTACCTGCCCGATGACGGGATCGCGACCGCGGCGTTCCTGTCGATGCGGATGCGACGCCCCCTGCTGTGCGAGGGCGAACCGGGCACCGGCAAGACCGCGCTGGCGCAGGCGCTGGCGAGCGCCCTGGACGTGGAGCTGATCCGGTTGCAGTGCCACGAGGGCATCGACGCCGCGCAGGCGCTCTACGACTGGGACTTCCCCCGGCAGTTGCTGCACCTTCGCACGCTGGAGGCCGCCTCGGGCGGCTCGCTGGACCCCGACGCCGCCGAGTCGTCCCTCTACACCAGCCGGTTCCTGCTCGACCGGCCGTTGCTGCGCGCCCTGCGGGAAGCGCCCTGCGTGCTGCTGGTGGACGAGATCGACCGCGCCGACGACGAGTTCGAGGCGTTCCTGCTGGAGGTGCTCTCGGAGTACTCGGTGAGCATCCCCGAGTACGGCGTGGTGCGGGCCGCCGAGCCGCCGATCGTCGTCCTGACCTCCAACCGGACCCGCGAGGTGCACGACGCGCTCAAGCGGCGCTGCCTCTACCACTGGCTCGAACACCCCGGTCTGGAACGCGAGGTCGCCATCCTGCGCCGGCGGCTGCCGGGCCTCGACGAGCGGCTCGCCGAGCAGGTCGCGGCGGCGGTGCAGCGGATGCGCCAGCTCGAGCTGCTCAAGCCGCCGGGGGTCGCCGAGGCGCTGGACTGGGCGCAGTCGCTGCTGGCGCTCGGCAAGGACGAGCTGGACACCGAGGTCGCGGCGAGCACCCTCGGCGCCGTGCTGAAGTACCGGGAGGACGCCGAGCGGGTCCGCGCCGAGTGGGAGTGA
- a CDS encoding suppressor of fused domain protein translates to MSRFSGFPAHVEAHIGRIRGADSSTAGGRERGYHLVYCDHRDGAHVSVLTSGLRMHTAGAPLPQELVCTTRADQERHARHLTGVIAELLTESRSRVGYGALIMNDRALLPDTEIAGALAAPHPHLGDEFDVLLHEGRPVLQIITLVPITRNEAQLVARYGSDVLYDRWEEQGADLLDVHRPSAA, encoded by the coding sequence ATGAGCCGGTTCAGCGGATTCCCCGCCCACGTCGAAGCCCACATCGGGCGGATCCGGGGCGCCGACAGCAGCACCGCGGGCGGCCGTGAGCGCGGCTACCACCTGGTCTACTGCGACCACCGCGACGGCGCGCACGTGTCGGTGCTGACCAGCGGGCTGCGCATGCACACCGCGGGAGCGCCGCTGCCGCAGGAGCTGGTGTGCACGACGCGCGCCGACCAGGAGCGCCACGCCCGGCACCTCACCGGTGTGATCGCGGAGCTGCTCACCGAGTCGCGCAGCCGGGTCGGCTACGGCGCGCTGATCATGAACGACCGGGCGCTGCTGCCCGACACCGAGATCGCCGGGGCGCTGGCTGCCCCGCACCCGCACCTGGGTGACGAGTTCGACGTGCTGCTGCACGAGGGGCGTCCGGTGCTGCAGATCATCACGCTGGTGCCGATCACCCGCAACGAGGCGCAGCTCGTCGCCCGCTACGGCAGCGACGTGCTCTACGACAGGTGGGAGGAGCAGGGCGCCGACCTGCTCGACGTCCACCGCCCGTCCGCGGCCTGA